In the Staphylococcus sp. IVB6240 genome, one interval contains:
- the lacG gene encoding 6-phospho-beta-galactosidase yields MTKKLPKDFIFGGATAAYQAEGATKTDGKGPVAWDQYLEENYWYTAEPASDFYHKYPVDLSLAEAYGINGIRISIAWSRIFPNGEGEINQKGVEYYHNLFKACHQHHVEPFVTLHHFDTPKALHDNGDFLNRENIEHFLTYAAFCFEEFSEVNYWTTFNEIGPIGDGQYLVGKFPPGIQYDLSKVFQSHHNMMIAHAKAVKLYKDKGYSGEIGVVHALPTKYPFNADNPEDVRAAELEDIIHNRFILDATYLGHYSDSTMAGVKHMLEENGGSLDLRDEDFEILESAKDLNDFLGINYYMSDWMQAYDGETEIIHNGKGEKGSSKYQIKGVGRRVAPTNIPKTDWDWIIYPQGLYDQIMRVKKAYPNYKKIYITENGLGYKDTFENDTVYDDARIDYVKQHLEAISDAITDGANVKGYFIWSLMDVFSWSNGYEKRYGLFYVDFATQKRYPKKSAHWYKKLSETQVIE; encoded by the coding sequence ATGACAAAAAAATTACCAAAGGACTTTATATTTGGTGGTGCTACAGCAGCTTATCAAGCAGAAGGTGCAACAAAAACAGATGGAAAAGGACCAGTCGCATGGGATCAGTATTTAGAGGAGAATTACTGGTATACTGCAGAGCCTGCAAGTGACTTCTATCATAAATATCCAGTCGATTTATCGCTAGCAGAAGCATATGGCATCAATGGTATTCGAATTTCAATCGCATGGTCTCGAATCTTTCCGAATGGTGAAGGGGAAATTAATCAAAAAGGGGTAGAATATTATCACAATCTTTTTAAAGCCTGTCATCAACATCATGTAGAACCTTTTGTGACACTACATCATTTTGATACACCGAAAGCACTACATGATAATGGCGATTTCCTAAACCGTGAAAATATCGAGCACTTTTTAACCTATGCAGCCTTTTGTTTTGAAGAATTTTCGGAAGTGAATTATTGGACGACTTTTAATGAAATAGGACCTATTGGAGATGGACAATATCTTGTTGGAAAGTTTCCACCAGGTATCCAATACGATCTTTCAAAAGTATTTCAATCACATCACAATATGATGATTGCACATGCAAAAGCAGTAAAATTATATAAAGACAAAGGTTATTCTGGTGAAATTGGTGTCGTCCACGCACTACCGACGAAATACCCATTCAATGCAGATAATCCAGAAGACGTACGTGCAGCCGAATTAGAAGACATTATTCACAACCGATTCATATTAGATGCCACATATTTAGGTCACTATTCTGATTCAACAATGGCAGGCGTTAAGCATATGCTGGAGGAAAATGGTGGCTCATTGGACTTACGTGATGAAGACTTTGAGATCTTAGAGTCTGCTAAAGATTTAAATGATTTTCTAGGGATTAACTATTATATGAGTGATTGGATGCAAGCTTATGACGGAGAAACTGAAATCATTCATAATGGCAAGGGAGAAAAAGGAAGTTCTAAATATCAAATCAAAGGGGTAGGACGCAGAGTCGCACCAACAAATATTCCAAAGACAGATTGGGATTGGATTATCTATCCGCAGGGACTCTATGATCAAATTATGCGTGTGAAAAAAGCATATCCAAATTATAAAAAAATTTACATCACTGAAAATGGACTCGGTTATAAAGACACATTTGAAAATGATACCGTATATGATGATGCACGTATTGATTATGTTAAACAACATCTAGAAGCAATATCAGATGCCATTACAGACGGTGCCAATGTAAAAGGTTATTTCATTTGGTCGTTAATGGACGTATTTTCTTGGTCTAATGGCTATGAAAAACGATATGGTTTATTTTATGTGGATTTTGCCACACAGAAACGCTATCCTAAAAAATCTGCCCATTGGTATAAGAAACTATCTGAGACACAAGTGATTGAATAA
- a CDS encoding lactose-specific PTS transporter subunit EIIC has product MMNGLIAQIEKGKPFFEKLSRNIYLRAIRDGFITSMPVILFSSLFLLITFVPNIFGFEWSHKTVDALMKPYNYTMGIVALLVAGTTTKSLTDSFNRRLESTNQINYLSTMLAAITGLLILASDATKDGFASGFLGTKGLLAAFVSAFIVVNIYNVCVKNNVSIRMPEEVPPNISQVFKDLIPFTLSLLTIYAIDIIVRHFIGTSVAEAIGKLLGPLFTAADGYLGITIIFGAFAFFWFVGIHGPSIVEPAIAAITYANVETNFQLLQSGEHADKIITSGTQMFIVTMGGTGATLVVPFMFMWLTKSKRNKAIGRASVVPTFFGVNEPILFGAPLVLNPVFFIPFVTAPIVNVWIFKAFVDILGMNSFSVNLPWTTPGPIGIIMGTGFGFWSIILAVTLIVVDVLIYYPFLKVYDQQILEEERSGKSSNALKEKVAENFNTEKADAILAKVDTHESQEITEQTNVLVLCAGGGTSGLLANALNKAAEEYGTPVKAAAGSYGAHREILSQYQLVILAPQVVSNYDDMKLETDKLGIKLAKTEGAQYIRLTRDGQGALAFVKAQMENH; this is encoded by the coding sequence ATAATGAATGGCTTAATTGCTCAAATTGAGAAAGGGAAACCATTTTTTGAAAAGTTATCACGTAATATATACTTACGTGCAATCCGCGATGGCTTTATCACAAGTATGCCTGTTATTTTATTTTCGAGTCTCTTTTTATTGATTACGTTTGTTCCAAATATTTTTGGCTTTGAATGGAGTCACAAAACTGTTGACGCTTTGATGAAACCATACAACTATACGATGGGCATCGTTGCTTTGCTTGTTGCAGGGACAACGACTAAGTCACTAACGGATTCTTTTAATCGTCGTTTAGAAAGTACCAATCAAATTAACTATTTATCAACGATGCTTGCAGCAATTACAGGGCTCTTAATTTTAGCATCAGATGCAACGAAAGATGGATTTGCAAGTGGCTTTTTAGGAACAAAAGGGCTTTTAGCAGCATTTGTATCAGCGTTCATCGTCGTTAATATATACAATGTATGTGTGAAAAACAATGTCTCTATCCGTATGCCTGAAGAAGTCCCACCTAATATTTCACAAGTGTTTAAAGATTTAATACCGTTTACGTTATCATTATTAACGATATATGCAATTGATATCATTGTACGTCATTTTATAGGAACAAGTGTAGCAGAAGCCATAGGTAAGTTACTCGGACCTTTGTTTACAGCCGCAGATGGTTATCTTGGAATCACAATCATTTTTGGTGCATTTGCGTTTTTCTGGTTTGTCGGAATACACGGACCATCCATTGTTGAACCAGCGATTGCTGCAATCACATACGCCAATGTAGAAACAAACTTCCAACTTCTACAATCAGGTGAACATGCAGATAAAATCATTACATCTGGGACACAGATGTTCATTGTAACAATGGGTGGAACAGGTGCCACTCTCGTTGTGCCATTTATGTTCATGTGGTTGACGAAATCCAAACGTAATAAAGCAATTGGACGTGCATCGGTTGTACCAACATTTTTCGGCGTAAATGAGCCAATATTATTTGGTGCACCACTTGTTTTAAATCCAGTATTTTTCATTCCATTTGTAACGGCACCGATTGTCAATGTATGGATATTCAAAGCATTTGTAGATATTCTTGGTATGAATAGCTTCAGTGTCAATCTACCGTGGACAACACCAGGTCCTATCGGCATTATTATGGGAACAGGTTTTGGTTTTTGGTCTATTATCCTAGCCGTGACATTAATCGTAGTCGATGTCCTCATATACTATCCATTTTTAAAAGTATATGATCAACAAATCTTAGAAGAAGAACGTTCAGGCAAGTCATCTAATGCTTTAAAAGAAAAAGTTGCCGAAAACTTTAATACAGAAAAAGCTGATGCGATTTTGGCAAAAGTAGACACACATGAATCACAGGAAATCACAGAACAGACAAATGTCCTCGTATTATGTGCGGGTGGTGGTACAAGCGGCCTATTAGCGAATGCATTGAACAAAGCTGCTGAAGAATATGGAACGCCAGTGAAAGCGGCAGCAGGTAGTTATGGTGCACACCGTGAAATATTATCGCAATATCAATTAGTTATTCTTGCACCACAGGTTGTTTCGAATTATGACGATATGAAGCTTGAAACAGATAAGCTAGGTATCAAATTAGCAAAAACAGAAGGCGCACAATACATTCGTTTAACACGTGATGGACAAGGTGCATTGGCATTTGTAAAAGCACAGATGGAAAATCACTAA
- the lacF gene encoding lactose-specific PTS transporter subunit IIA, producing the protein MNREEITLLGFEIVSYAGEARSKLLEALKAAERREFEEAEALIESANMSIIEAHNAQTSLLQQEAAGEDLPYSVTLMHGQDHLMTTLLLKDIMKHMVELYKRGVK; encoded by the coding sequence ATGAATAGAGAAGAAATCACACTTTTAGGATTTGAAATTGTATCTTATGCAGGAGAAGCACGTTCGAAATTGTTAGAAGCATTAAAAGCAGCAGAGCGTAGGGAATTTGAAGAAGCTGAAGCACTTATTGAATCAGCGAATATGAGCATCATTGAAGCGCACAATGCACAAACAAGCTTATTGCAACAAGAAGCGGCAGGTGAAGACTTGCCATATAGTGTGACATTAATGCATGGTCAGGATCACTTGATGACGACATTACTTTTAAAAGACATCATGAAGCATATGGTTGAGCTTTATAAAAGAGGTGTGAAATAA
- a CDS encoding PRD domain-containing protein: protein MYRVLQVLNNNVALVKDAYDQQFVVMGLGITFQKRKGDLIVKDKVEKVFSLKSAESRENFMSLLKDVPLDFITVTYDVIEMLTEKYAYPVQEYLYITLTDHIHCSYKAVLEDNYQYSKLPDFSQEYNIEYAMAKEALDIFRQKLLHTFPDDEIERIALHFINAKGVTPIEKKQSVDITRSVLPKVKDELERLGIKRTESNCNFYDRFMIHLTYLLQHLAHSSQDNSTLIDMGQHIQVAYPKAYEVGTKIYDIIALETDVPIPESEKFYIAIHVQRLF, encoded by the coding sequence ATGTATCGTGTTTTACAAGTACTCAATAATAACGTCGCACTTGTAAAAGATGCCTATGATCAGCAATTTGTCGTGATGGGGCTCGGCATTACCTTTCAAAAACGTAAAGGTGACTTAATCGTCAAAGATAAAGTTGAAAAAGTTTTTTCGCTCAAAAGTGCTGAATCTAGGGAGAACTTTATGTCGTTATTAAAAGATGTGCCACTTGATTTTATTACTGTTACGTATGACGTCATTGAAATGTTAACTGAAAAGTATGCATATCCAGTTCAAGAATATTTATATATCACGTTAACAGACCATATTCACTGTTCATATAAAGCGGTATTAGAAGACAATTATCAATATAGTAAGTTGCCGGATTTTTCACAAGAATACAACATAGAATATGCGATGGCGAAAGAGGCTTTGGACATATTTCGACAAAAACTACTGCATACATTTCCCGATGATGAAATTGAGCGAATCGCATTACATTTTATCAATGCCAAAGGGGTAACACCCATCGAAAAAAAACAGAGTGTTGATATAACAAGGAGCGTTTTGCCAAAAGTTAAAGACGAATTAGAACGTTTGGGCATTAAACGCACAGAGTCAAACTGTAACTTTTACGACCGATTTATGATTCATCTGACTTATTTGCTGCAGCATTTAGCACATAGTTCACAGGATAACAGTACTTTAATAGATATGGGTCAGCACATTCAAGTTGCCTATCCGAAAGCGTATGAAGTCGGAACAAAAATATATGACATTATCGCTTTAGAAACAGATGTGCCTATACCTGAAAGCGAGAAGTTTTATATCGCCATACATGTACAACGTTTATTTTAA
- the rlmD gene encoding 23S rRNA (uracil(1939)-C(5))-methyltransferase RlmD has product MAIVEKNEIYEGRVVDLTHEGQGVVKVDRYPIFVPHALTNEKIRYKVIKVNKNFGFGKLVDILEESDERVQPPCVYYDKCGGCQLQHLSYDAQLKMKRNQVVNLFHRKGKMTEVQIHPTVGMENPWHYRNKTQIPVGTTKDGHVQMGFYRQRSHDIIDMYTCLIQDDIQNDIMREIKQWVQTYNIPTYNEQRHKGLLRHVVIRIGHFTNEVMVIFVVNGKQLPHAQTIIDTLTEKFTAVTSVKVNIHREKSNVIMGPTSRTLYGKDYIEDTLNDIHFEISDLSFYQINVTQTQKLYQLAVDYAQLTGNEIVLDAYCGIGTIALSMADKAKHVYGVEVVPEAIEDAKRNAQNNHYDNTTFVAGPAEKVILDWQREGIQPDVVTVDPPRKGCDPTFIETLKTLAPERIVYVSCNPSTQLRDVQLLKDQYQIKEITPVDMFPHTTHVETVALLEKR; this is encoded by the coding sequence TTGGCAATTGTTGAAAAAAATGAAATATATGAAGGGCGTGTCGTGGACTTAACGCATGAAGGTCAGGGTGTTGTGAAAGTGGATCGTTATCCAATCTTTGTCCCGCATGCCTTAACAAATGAAAAAATCCGCTATAAAGTGATCAAAGTCAATAAAAATTTTGGTTTTGGAAAACTTGTCGATATTTTAGAAGAAAGTGATGAACGTGTTCAACCGCCATGTGTTTATTATGACAAATGTGGTGGGTGTCAGTTACAGCACTTGTCGTATGATGCACAATTGAAAATGAAACGAAATCAAGTTGTTAACTTATTCCACCGTAAAGGCAAAATGACAGAGGTACAGATTCATCCGACTGTAGGTATGGAAAACCCTTGGCACTATCGTAATAAAACACAGATTCCAGTGGGTACGACAAAAGATGGGCATGTTCAAATGGGCTTCTATCGTCAACGCAGCCATGACATTATTGATATGTACACATGTCTGATTCAAGATGATATTCAAAATGACATCATGCGTGAGATTAAACAGTGGGTACAAACATATAACATTCCAACGTACAATGAACAACGTCATAAAGGCTTACTACGTCATGTTGTGATCCGTATTGGTCATTTCACAAATGAAGTGATGGTGATTTTTGTCGTGAACGGTAAACAGTTGCCACATGCACAAACAATTATCGACACATTAACAGAGAAATTCACAGCTGTTACAAGTGTGAAGGTAAATATCCACCGCGAAAAATCAAATGTTATTATGGGGCCAACATCTCGTACGTTATATGGTAAAGACTATATTGAAGACACATTGAATGACATTCACTTTGAAATTAGTGATTTATCTTTTTATCAAATTAACGTCACACAAACACAAAAACTATATCAATTGGCAGTTGACTATGCCCAGTTAACAGGCAATGAAATTGTATTAGATGCCTATTGTGGTATTGGAACCATTGCATTATCAATGGCCGATAAAGCAAAACATGTCTATGGCGTAGAAGTTGTGCCAGAAGCGATTGAAGATGCGAAACGTAATGCCCAAAATAATCACTATGACAATACCACGTTTGTTGCAGGGCCAGCCGAAAAGGTGATATTAGATTGGCAACGTGAAGGGATTCAACCCGATGTGGTAACAGTCGACCCACCACGAAAAGGGTGTGACCCAACATTTATTGAAACTTTAAAAACATTAGCACCGGAACGTATTGTATATGTTTCATGCAATCCAAGTACACAATTACGAGATGTACAGTTATTGAAAGACCAATATCAAATTAAAGAAATCACACCAGTAGATATGTTCCCACATACAACACATGTTGAGACAGTGGCATTGTTGGAGAAAAGATAA
- a CDS encoding diacylglycerol kinase, with amino-acid sequence MRKRARIIYNPTSGKELFKRALPGVLVKFEQAGFETSAYATQRAGDATEEAERAINERYDLIVAAGGDGTLNEVINGIAEKPNRPKLGLIPMGTVNDYGRALHLPTDIFEAVDVILEGKTIQVDIGKMNNRYFINVAAGGKITEVSYEAPSKLKTIVGPFAYYIKGFEMLPQMHPVDVRIEYDGNVFEGEITLFLIGLTNSMAGFEKLVPDAKLDDGMFTLLIVEKANLAELGHIMTLASRGEHTKHPKVHYLKAQSINISSLAEMPLNVDGEYGGQLPANFLNLVRHIEVFSPANVDNELLIEEPKNTDDLFE; translated from the coding sequence ATGAGAAAACGTGCTAGGATTATATACAATCCAACATCTGGGAAAGAACTGTTTAAGCGCGCATTACCAGGTGTATTGGTAAAATTTGAACAAGCTGGCTTTGAGACAAGTGCCTATGCGACACAACGAGCAGGGGATGCGACTGAAGAAGCTGAACGTGCCATTAATGAACGCTATGACTTAATTGTCGCAGCAGGTGGCGATGGGACGTTGAATGAAGTCATCAATGGGATTGCTGAAAAGCCAAATCGTCCGAAGTTAGGTCTTATCCCAATGGGAACAGTTAATGACTATGGCCGTGCGTTACATTTGCCAACAGATATTTTTGAAGCGGTAGATGTTATTTTAGAAGGCAAAACCATTCAAGTAGATATTGGTAAAATGAATAACCGTTATTTTATTAATGTCGCAGCCGGTGGTAAAATCACAGAAGTGTCTTATGAAGCACCAAGTAAACTGAAGACGATTGTGGGGCCTTTTGCGTACTATATTAAAGGCTTTGAAATGTTACCACAAATGCATCCAGTCGATGTCCGTATTGAGTATGATGGCAATGTTTTTGAAGGTGAGATTACATTATTCTTAATCGGACTTACCAATTCAATGGCAGGCTTTGAAAAACTGGTGCCAGATGCGAAACTTGATGATGGGATGTTTACATTATTAATTGTGGAAAAAGCCAACTTAGCTGAATTAGGACATATTATGACATTGGCTTCTCGTGGCGAACATACGAAACATCCAAAAGTACACTATCTAAAAGCACAATCAATCAACATTTCTTCATTGGCTGAAATGCCGTTAAATGTTGATGGAGAATATGGTGGACAATTACCAGCTAACTTCTTAAACTTAGTGAGACATATTGAAGTGTTCTCACCAGCCAATGTAGATAACGAATTACTTATTGAAGAACCTAAGAATACAGACGATTTATTTGAATAG
- the gatB gene encoding Asp-tRNA(Asn)/Glu-tRNA(Gln) amidotransferase subunit GatB — MHFETVIGLEVHVELKTDSKMFSNAPVAYGAEPNTNTSVIDLAYPGVLPTVNKRAVDWSMRAAMALNMEIATESKFDRKNYFYPDNPKAYQISQLDQPIGEHGHIDIEVNGETKRIGITRLHMEEDAGKSTHKNGYSLVDLNRQGTPLVEIVSEPDIRSPEEAYAYLEKLKSIIQYTGVSDCKMEEGSLRCDANVSIRPVGQKEFGTKAELKNLNSFNNVRKGLEYEVKRQEEELLNGGEILQETRRFDESTGKTILMRVKEASDDYRYFPEPDIVPLYIDEDWKARVKASIPELPDARKAKYVEKFGLPAYDAHVLTLTKEMSDFFEAAVAEGADVKLTSNWLMGGVNEYLNKNQIELQDTGLTPQNLAGMIKLIEDGTMSSKIAKKVFPELAENGGDAEQIMKDKGLVQISDEGAVLQFVQDAIANNPQSVEDYKNGKGKAMGFLVGQIMKLSKGQANPQLANKLLKQELDKQ, encoded by the coding sequence ATGCATTTTGAAACAGTAATCGGGCTCGAAGTCCACGTTGAATTGAAAACAGACTCAAAAATGTTTTCGAATGCGCCAGTAGCATATGGTGCAGAGCCAAATACAAACACAAGCGTTATCGACCTTGCATATCCAGGTGTCTTACCAACAGTGAATAAGCGTGCGGTAGATTGGTCAATGCGTGCGGCGATGGCATTAAATATGGAAATTGCAACGGAGTCGAAGTTTGACCGTAAAAACTACTTCTACCCAGACAATCCAAAAGCATACCAAATTTCACAATTAGACCAACCAATCGGTGAACATGGTCATATTGATATTGAAGTGAATGGTGAAACAAAACGTATCGGTATCACACGTCTTCACATGGAAGAAGATGCCGGTAAATCAACACATAAAAATGGTTACTCTCTTGTTGACTTAAACCGACAAGGGACACCATTAGTTGAGATCGTTTCAGAACCAGACATTCGCTCACCTGAAGAAGCATATGCTTACTTAGAAAAATTAAAATCAATCATCCAATATACAGGTGTTTCTGACTGTAAAATGGAAGAAGGTTCATTGCGTTGTGATGCCAACGTATCAATTCGTCCAGTAGGTCAAAAAGAATTTGGTACGAAAGCAGAATTGAAAAACTTAAACTCATTTAACAACGTGCGTAAAGGTCTAGAATATGAAGTAAAACGCCAAGAAGAAGAATTATTAAATGGTGGCGAAATTCTTCAAGAAACACGTCGTTTTGATGAATCAACGGGTAAAACGATCTTAATGCGTGTTAAAGAAGCATCAGATGATTACCGTTACTTCCCAGAACCTGATATCGTACCGTTGTACATTGATGAAGACTGGAAAGCACGCGTTAAAGCATCTATCCCAGAATTACCGGATGCACGTAAAGCGAAATACGTAGAAAAATTTGGTTTACCAGCGTATGACGCACACGTTTTAACATTAACAAAAGAAATGTCTGATTTCTTTGAAGCAGCAGTTGCTGAAGGTGCTGACGTGAAGTTAACATCAAACTGGTTAATGGGTGGTGTGAACGAATACCTCAACAAAAACCAAATTGAACTTCAAGATACTGGCTTAACACCACAAAACTTAGCAGGTATGATTAAGTTAATTGAAGATGGTACAATGAGCAGTAAAATCGCGAAGAAAGTCTTCCCAGAACTTGCTGAAAACGGTGGGGATGCAGAACAAATTATGAAAGATAAAGGCCTTGTTCAAATTTCTGATGAAGGTGCTGTCTTACAATTTGTTCAAGATGCGATTGCGAACAACCCACAATCTGTTGAAGATTATAAAAATGGTAAAGGCAAAGCGATGGGCTTCTTAGTTGGTCAAATTATGAAGTTATCTAAAGGTCAAGCGAACCCACAACTTGCGAATAAATTATTGAAACAAGAACTTGATAAACAATAA
- the gatA gene encoding Asp-tRNA(Asn)/Glu-tRNA(Gln) amidotransferase subunit GatA has product MSIRYESIENLQQMIKDNKIKPSEIVNDIYDAIEETDPTIQSFLALDKENALKKAAELDELQAKGEMDGKLFGIPMGIKDNIITEGLETTCASKMLEGFVPIYDATVMKKLHSENGVLIGKVNLDEFAMGGSTETSYFKKTVNPFDHKAVPGGSSGGSAAAVAAGLVPFTLGTDTGGSIRQPAAYCGVVGLKPTYGRVSRFGLVAFASSLDQIGPITRNVKDNAIVLEAISGEDEMDSTSAPGVATDFTADIGKDIKGMKIALPKEYIGEGVDSEVKEAVLKAAETFKSLGATVEEVSLPRTSSGIPSYYVIASAEASSNLARFDGIRYGYHSKDANTLEELYKMSRSEGFGEEVKRRIFLGTYVLSSGYYDAYYKKAQKVRTLIKNDFENVFKDYDVILGPTTPTVAFDIGAEINDPLTMYANDLLTTPVNLAGLPGISVPCGLAENGRPIGLQLIGKPFDEKTLYRVAHQYETQFNLHDQYQNL; this is encoded by the coding sequence ATGAGCATCCGTTATGAATCAATTGAAAACTTACAACAAATGATTAAGGATAATAAGATCAAGCCTTCAGAAATTGTGAACGATATCTATGACGCAATTGAAGAAACTGATCCAACGATTCAGTCATTTTTAGCATTAGATAAAGAAAATGCGCTTAAAAAAGCAGCTGAACTTGATGAACTTCAAGCAAAAGGTGAAATGGACGGCAAGTTATTCGGTATTCCAATGGGGATTAAAGATAACATCATCACTGAAGGTTTAGAAACAACATGTGCAAGTAAGATGTTAGAAGGCTTTGTACCAATCTATGATGCAACAGTTATGAAAAAACTTCATAGCGAAAATGGTGTTTTAATCGGTAAAGTCAACTTAGACGAATTTGCAATGGGTGGATCTACTGAAACGTCTTACTTCAAAAAGACAGTAAACCCATTTGACCACAAAGCAGTACCAGGTGGTTCTTCAGGTGGTTCTGCAGCAGCAGTTGCAGCAGGTCTTGTACCATTTACTTTAGGTACGGATACAGGTGGTTCAATCCGTCAACCAGCAGCTTACTGTGGTGTTGTAGGACTTAAACCAACTTACGGTCGTGTATCTCGTTTTGGTCTTGTTGCATTCGCATCATCATTAGACCAAATCGGACCAATTACTCGTAACGTTAAAGACAATGCCATTGTTTTAGAAGCTATCTCAGGTGAAGATGAAATGGACTCAACAAGTGCACCAGGCGTTGCGACAGATTTTACTGCTGATATCGGTAAAGATATTAAAGGTATGAAAATTGCATTACCGAAAGAATATATCGGTGAAGGTGTCGACAGTGAAGTAAAAGAAGCTGTATTAAAAGCAGCTGAAACATTTAAATCATTAGGTGCAACAGTAGAAGAAGTAAGTTTACCACGTACATCATCAGGTATCCCTTCATACTACGTGATCGCATCAGCCGAAGCGTCATCTAACTTAGCACGTTTTGACGGTATCCGTTACGGTTATCATTCAAAAGATGCCAACACATTAGAAGAGCTTTACAAAATGTCTCGTAGTGAAGGTTTCGGTGAAGAAGTAAAACGTCGTATCTTCCTTGGTACATACGTATTAAGTTCAGGTTACTACGATGCTTACTACAAAAAAGCACAAAAAGTTCGTACGTTAATTAAAAATGACTTTGAAAATGTCTTCAAAGATTACGATGTTATTTTAGGACCAACAACACCAACAGTTGCATTTGATATTGGCGCTGAAATCAATGATCCATTAACAATGTATGCGAACGACTTGTTAACAACACCTGTTAACTTAGCAGGTCTTCCAGGTATTTCTGTACCATGTGGCTTAGCAGAAAATGGACGCCCAATCGGCTTACAATTGATTGGTAAACCATTTGACGAAAAAACATTGTATCGTGTTGCGCATCAATATGAAACGCAATTCAATCTACACGACCAATATCAAAACTTATAA
- the gatC gene encoding Asp-tRNA(Asn)/Glu-tRNA(Gln) amidotransferase subunit GatC produces the protein MAEITQEQVEHIANLARLNVTEEESTAMQETLAGILDFCHQIDSVNTEDVNPTNHVLDLQNVLHEDVAVTGLPQDKALVNAKEVEAGQFKVPAVMNEEDA, from the coding sequence ATGGCTGAAATTACACAAGAACAGGTCGAACATATCGCTAATCTTGCGCGATTGAATGTGACTGAAGAAGAGTCAACAGCGATGCAAGAAACTTTAGCGGGTATCTTAGATTTTTGTCATCAAATTGATTCAGTAAACACAGAAGATGTCAATCCAACAAACCACGTTTTAGATTTACAAAATGTTTTACATGAAGACGTTGCGGTAACTGGATTGCCACAAGATAAAGCATTAGTGAATGCGAAAGAAGTAGAAGCAGGACAATTCAAAGTACCTGCTGTTATGAATGAGGAGGACGCATAA